One genomic segment of Campylobacter sp. includes these proteins:
- a CDS encoding amino acid racemase — translation MKRVGIIGGMGPLASADLYMKIIEETAASSDQENIPLVIDSYPQIEDRTAFILGKGENPLPRLSESAVRLKNAGCKAFAMACNTAHFFADDVEAAAEIPLIHIAEVTVKAIRKNYPNAHEIAVLATIGTKKAKIYDDPLKEAGLISVELGEENQAVLMDCIYKGVKAGKTAEYVGAFENLLGKIDADIYVVACTELPIFLPLIKSDKIFVDPTRELAKAIVEFSRS, via the coding sequence ATGAAAAGAGTTGGGATTATCGGTGGAATGGGACCTTTGGCGAGTGCGGATCTGTATATGAAGATCATAGAAGAGACTGCGGCGAGCAGCGATCAAGAAAATATTCCGCTTGTAATTGATAGCTATCCGCAGATTGAAGATCGCACGGCATTTATCTTAGGCAAAGGTGAAAATCCGCTTCCGCGCCTAAGCGAGAGCGCCGTTAGGCTCAAAAATGCAGGCTGCAAGGCGTTTGCGATGGCGTGCAACACGGCGCATTTTTTCGCAGACGATGTAGAAGCTGCGGCGGAAATCCCGCTAATTCATATCGCTGAGGTCACCGTAAAAGCGATCCGCAAAAATTATCCAAACGCCCATGAAATCGCTGTGCTAGCCACTATTGGTACAAAAAAAGCTAAAATTTACGACGATCCGCTCAAAGAAGCGGGGCTAATCAGCGTGGAGCTTGGTGAAGAAAATCAAGCGGTTTTGATGGATTGCATCTACAAAGGCGTTAAGGCGGGCAAGACTGCCGAATACGTGGGGGCTTTTGAGAATTTGCTAGGCAAAATCGATGCTGATATTTACGTCGTTGCCTGCACCGAGCTGCCGATATTTTTGCCATTAATCAAAAGCGATAAGATTTTCGTCGATCCTACTAGAGAGCTTGCCAAAGCGATCGTGGAATTCTCAAGATCGTAG